The following coding sequences are from one Natrarchaeobaculum sulfurireducens window:
- the moaC gene encoding cyclic pyranopterin monophosphate synthase MoaC: protein MSETPDADDEAGTNEQNGATDLTHTTEEGDVQMVDVGDKPDSDRRAVAAGEIRLQPSTVEAIRDDGVGKGDVLATARVGAIQAVKHTWETIPMCHQIPITNVDTDFTLHEDRIDLEVAVETTGKTGCEMEALEGVTTGLNVVWDMVKAVEKDDGGQYPDTGIENVRVLQKQKRKRQG from the coding sequence ATGAGTGAGACCCCCGACGCCGACGACGAGGCCGGGACGAACGAGCAAAACGGGGCGACCGACCTCACACACACGACCGAGGAGGGTGACGTCCAGATGGTCGACGTCGGGGACAAGCCGGATAGCGACCGCCGCGCCGTCGCAGCGGGCGAGATCCGCCTCCAGCCCTCGACGGTCGAGGCCATCCGCGACGATGGGGTCGGCAAAGGCGACGTGCTCGCCACCGCTCGCGTGGGTGCGATTCAGGCCGTCAAACACACCTGGGAAACGATCCCGATGTGTCACCAGATCCCGATTACCAATGTCGACACCGACTTTACGCTTCACGAAGACCGCATCGACCTCGAGGTTGCCGTCGAGACGACTGGGAAAACCGGCTGCGAGATGGAGGCTTTAGAGGGCGTGACGACTGGCTTAAACGTCGTCTGGGATATGGTCAAAGCCGTCGAGAAAGACGACGGGGGCCAGTATCCCGACACGGGAATCGAAAACGTTCGTGTACTGCAAAAACAGAAACGGAAACGCCAGGGGTAA
- the fabG gene encoding 3-oxoacyl-ACP reductase FabG, producing MSMDGRTCVITGSARGIGRGIAEYLGSEGANVVVNYRSSEGPAHEAAETIEAAGGQAVAAQADVADRDEVIHMREVCHDAFGPADVLVNNAGITADTQFTTMTREEWDRVMDVNLGGMFNCTQEFYDDIWNANEGRLINISSVVGKQGNFGQANYAAAKSGMFGFTRTIALELAKGGSTANCVAPGFTATDMLESVPDKVLDRIVAGIPLERLAEVEDIAAVVRFLASEDSSYVTGEVIDVNGGMDL from the coding sequence ATGTCTATGGACGGACGCACCTGTGTCATCACAGGCTCGGCACGCGGCATCGGGCGGGGAATCGCGGAGTACCTCGGTTCCGAGGGTGCTAACGTGGTCGTCAACTACCGGTCGTCTGAAGGACCGGCACACGAAGCCGCCGAAACGATCGAAGCTGCCGGCGGGCAGGCCGTCGCTGCACAGGCCGACGTGGCCGACCGCGACGAGGTTATCCACATGCGAGAGGTCTGCCACGATGCCTTCGGTCCGGCAGACGTACTCGTGAACAACGCTGGAATCACCGCTGACACCCAGTTTACCACGATGACCCGAGAAGAGTGGGATCGCGTCATGGACGTCAATCTCGGCGGGATGTTCAACTGCACCCAGGAGTTCTACGACGACATCTGGAACGCCAACGAGGGCCGCCTGATCAATATCTCGAGCGTCGTCGGCAAACAGGGCAACTTCGGACAGGCCAACTACGCCGCCGCCAAAAGTGGGATGTTCGGCTTTACCCGAACGATCGCCCTCGAACTCGCCAAAGGCGGGTCGACGGCCAACTGCGTTGCCCCCGGCTTCACCGCGACCGATATGCTCGAGAGCGTTCCGGATAAGGTACTCGACCGAATCGTCGCCGGCATTCCGCTCGAGCGTCTGGCCGAGGTCGAAGACATCGCGGCCGTCGTCCGATTCCTCGCGAGCGAAGACTCCTCATATGTCACCGGCGAAGTGATCGACGTCAACGGCGGGATGGACCTCTAG
- the phaC gene encoding class III poly(R)-hydroxyalkanoic acid synthase subunit PhaC, which produces MRNPYATALELQRQTWENAADLAEKSQVAPDRTETLENVEVGQTPSEVVYEENKLELLHYEPMTEEQYDVPILVTYALINKPYILDLQPDRSVIRTLLEAGFDVYMIDWGEPSKLDRKLSLDDYVNRYIDNCVDVVRERSGQDAINILGYCMGGTMSAMYAALYPEKVRNLALMAAGLCFAGEGGVLELWGAEDYYDPETVTDTFGNVPAEFLDVGFALMDPVANNLTKYVRFYDNVEDEDFVENFARMERWLSEGIDVAGVAYEEFIRDIYQENKLYKNELHLGDEHVDLEKIDMPVLQIVAEYDHLIPPGASKPFNEVVSADDTEIMEFATGHIGMSVSSRSHAELWPDVCEWFETRSVADVEAEFDSPDPKAADVAGDASSSGDFTDGGETVERTTSGDVSSATETDDFTELTGVGQAYAEDLQEAGVETFGQLAAANVAELASETGISPSRIEDWIEQAQTR; this is translated from the coding sequence ATGAGAAACCCCTACGCAACCGCACTCGAACTCCAGCGACAGACCTGGGAGAACGCCGCCGACCTCGCCGAGAAGAGCCAGGTCGCTCCGGATCGCACCGAGACCTTAGAGAACGTCGAGGTCGGCCAGACACCGAGCGAGGTCGTCTACGAGGAGAACAAACTCGAACTCCTCCACTACGAGCCGATGACCGAAGAGCAGTACGACGTCCCCATCCTCGTCACCTACGCGCTGATCAACAAGCCGTACATCCTCGACCTCCAGCCCGACCGGTCGGTCATCCGGACGCTACTCGAGGCCGGCTTCGACGTCTACATGATCGACTGGGGCGAGCCTTCGAAGCTGGACCGAAAACTCTCACTCGATGACTACGTCAACCGGTACATCGACAACTGCGTCGACGTCGTCCGCGAGCGCTCGGGTCAGGACGCGATCAACATCCTCGGCTACTGTATGGGTGGGACGATGTCGGCCATGTACGCGGCCCTGTACCCGGAGAAGGTCAGGAACCTCGCCCTGATGGCCGCCGGCCTCTGTTTCGCCGGTGAGGGTGGCGTCCTCGAGCTGTGGGGCGCTGAAGACTACTACGACCCCGAGACCGTCACGGACACGTTCGGAAACGTCCCCGCGGAGTTCTTGGACGTCGGTTTCGCCCTGATGGACCCCGTCGCGAACAACCTGACGAAGTACGTCCGCTTCTACGACAACGTCGAGGACGAGGATTTCGTCGAGAACTTCGCGCGGATGGAGCGGTGGCTCTCGGAGGGCATCGACGTCGCGGGCGTCGCCTACGAGGAGTTCATCCGTGACATCTACCAGGAGAACAAGCTGTACAAGAACGAACTCCACCTGGGCGACGAACACGTCGATCTCGAGAAGATCGACATGCCTGTCCTCCAGATCGTCGCCGAGTACGACCACCTCATCCCGCCGGGGGCGTCCAAGCCGTTCAACGAGGTCGTTTCCGCCGACGACACCGAGATCATGGAGTTCGCAACGGGCCACATCGGGATGTCCGTCTCCTCGCGCAGTCACGCCGAACTCTGGCCGGACGTCTGTGAGTGGTTCGAAACGCGGTCCGTTGCAGACGTCGAGGCCGAGTTTGACTCGCCCGATCCAAAAGCGGCGGACGTCGCTGGTGATGCGTCCAGCTCCGGTGACTTCACTGATGGCGGTGAAACTGTCGAGAGAACTACTAGTGGCGACGTATCGTCTGCGACCGAGACCGACGATTTCACCGAACTGACCGGTGTTGGTCAGGCGTACGCCGAGGACCTTCAGGAGGCTGGCGTCGAAACGTTCGGCCAGCTCGCCGCGGCCAACGTCGCGGAACTCGCTTCCGAAACGGGTATTTCCCCCAGTCGAATCGAAGACTGGATCGAGCAGGCACAGACCCGGTAA
- a CDS encoding poly(R)-hydroxyalkanoic acid synthase subunit PhaE gives MSDSQQPQMQNWNAFVEQWNEQLLEALENNMEAQAQFVESWSETVGEVSEENEISDGVEGYARAYETWMNASKQMVDRMNDSLEGEDVDVDEFRDIWLNTANEAFKDVMSTTAFARMTGETVGDVLELQQQADEASQETLRTLGFATEEGVVEIGDRLVELERRQHAVESKLDRVLEHLEDEQ, from the coding sequence ATGTCAGACTCACAACAGCCCCAGATGCAGAACTGGAACGCATTCGTCGAACAGTGGAACGAACAGCTACTCGAGGCACTCGAGAACAACATGGAAGCGCAGGCGCAGTTCGTCGAGAGCTGGTCCGAAACCGTCGGCGAGGTGAGCGAGGAAAACGAGATATCCGATGGAGTCGAAGGCTACGCTCGAGCCTACGAGACGTGGATGAACGCCTCGAAACAGATGGTTGACCGGATGAACGACTCGCTCGAAGGCGAAGACGTCGACGTCGATGAATTCCGCGACATCTGGCTCAACACGGCCAACGAAGCGTTTAAAGACGTGATGTCGACGACCGCCTTCGCCCGGATGACGGGTGAGACAGTCGGCGACGTCCTCGAACTCCAGCAACAGGCCGACGAGGCCTCCCAGGAGACACTGCGAACGCTCGGGTTCGCGACCGAGGAAGGCGTCGTCGAGATCGGCGACCGACTCGTCGAACTCGAGCGCCGCCAGCACGCCGTCGAGTCAAAACTCGACCGCGTCCTTGAGCATCTCGAAGACGAACAATGA
- a CDS encoding AbrB/MazE/SpoVT family DNA-binding domain-containing protein yields MTDDSDRSPWFPPAMFTEQMQEAGEQVAESQQELLRQMMQASTSSPFDDLSSFGPMNMGTATFKARVQSGGRISIPEPEREALDIEEGDIVQTIVVPVKRNRED; encoded by the coding sequence ATGACGGACGACTCCGACCGATCGCCCTGGTTCCCGCCTGCGATGTTTACAGAACAGATGCAGGAGGCAGGCGAGCAAGTCGCTGAATCTCAGCAGGAGCTGTTGCGACAGATGATGCAGGCGAGTACGTCGTCGCCGTTCGACGACCTCTCGTCGTTCGGCCCGATGAACATGGGTACCGCGACGTTCAAAGCTCGCGTCCAGAGCGGCGGTCGGATCAGCATTCCCGAACCCGAACGGGAAGCCCTCGACATCGAAGAGGGCGATATCGTCCAGACGATCGTTGTCCCAGTCAAACGCAACCGAGAAGATTAA